One genomic region from Leptolyngbyaceae cyanobacterium JSC-12 encodes:
- a CDS encoding transposase (IMG reference gene:2510095489~PFAM: Transposase DDE domain), whose amino-acid sequence MQIQAEGLGKPMQVVILPGQSNDVKGVGKLNQAAPRIKRKGQGRPKQRPRYLGGDKGYDAGSIRRTLRRQHTTPVIPKRKNAKRKPRFNRGLYRERNRIERLINRLKQARRVATRYEKRAENYLAMLTIAAILIWLN is encoded by the coding sequence ATGCAGATTCAAGCGGAAGGATTGGGCAAACCGATGCAGGTTGTCATCCTGCCTGGACAGAGCAATGATGTCAAAGGGGTTGGCAAGCTGAACCAAGCCGCACCTCGCATCAAGCGCAAAGGACAAGGCAGACCGAAGCAACGACCGCGTTATCTTGGCGGCGACAAAGGTTACGATGCGGGCTCGATTCGCCGTACCCTTCGCCGCCAGCACACGACTCCAGTGATTCCCAAGCGCAAAAACGCCAAGCGGAAACCCCGATTCAATCGTGGACTGTACCGAGAACGCAACCGGATTGAGCGTCTCATCAATCGACTGAAGCAAGCTCGACGGGTCGCAACACGGTATGAAAAACGGGCAGAGAACTATCTTGCAATGCTGACGATTGCTGCGATTCTGATTTGGCTCAATTGA